A region from the Aegilops tauschii subsp. strangulata cultivar AL8/78 chromosome 5, Aet v6.0, whole genome shotgun sequence genome encodes:
- the LOC109734305 gene encoding cytochrome P450 99A2: MELSGASLSFVLLISVYVIIVSLLSRKLLASCKKRRPPGPWSLPLIGNLHQILTTKLPVVLRDLAEKHGPVMYLRLGQIDAVVVSSPAAAQEVLRDKDLTFASRPSILVTEITLYGNLDVAFAPYGAYWRTLRKICTVELLSDRKVRQFSPERDSETMSLVRNVGEAGRGGKPFNLGRLLVACSYSVTSKTAFGDKCSSELQQQFVSAMDAGLKLSAGLCVGDVFPSLWFVDVLTGLRGRLWRARRQQEKVLDNIISQSEMRPGDHLLSVLLRIRDEGELDFPMELDNIKAIIMDMFTAGTETTSSAAEWVMSELMRNPEVMTMAQDEVRRTFNDKSPQDHDGHVAELHYTKMVIMESMRLNPVVPLLLPRVCRETCDVGGFEVTKGTRVMVNTWALGRNPEHWHEPEEFRPERFKNGAATYKGSRFDYLPFGSGRRNCPGDNYGVAVLELIVARLLYYFDWSLPAGVKPSELDMEMIATVSSRRKNQLHIVATPYEACSC, encoded by the exons ATGGAGCTGAGCGGAGCCAGCCTCTCCTTCGTTTTACTCATCTCAGTGTACGTGATAATAGTTTCCTTGCTTAGCCGCAAATTATTAGCAAGTTGTAAGAAGCGGCGGCCTCCTGGCCCATGGAGTCTACCCTTGATCGGAAACCTGCACCAGATCCTCACGACGAAGCTGCCGGTCGTCCTCCGGGACCTGGCCGAGAAGCACGGGCCGGTTATGTACCTTCGGCTGGGCCAGATCGACGCGGTGGTGGTCTCCTCGCCAGCGGCAGCCCAGGAAGTGCTCCGGGACAAGGATCTCACATTCGCGTCCCGGCCGAGCATTCTGGTCACCGAGATCACCCTCTACGGAAATCTCGACGTCGCCTTCGCGCCATACGGCGCATACTGGCGGACGCTGCGCAAGATCTGCACGGTGGAGCTCCTGAGCGACCGGAAGGTGAGGCAGTTTTCGCCGGAGAGGGACAGCGAGACCATGTCCCTTGTTAGGAACGTTGGCGAGGCCGGCCGGGGTGGCAAGCCGTTTAACCTCGGCAGGCTGTTGGTGGCGTGCTCGTACTCAGTAACATCGAAGACGGCGTTTGGGGACAAGTGCAGCTCCGAGCTCCAGCAGCAGTTTGTGTCGGCCATGGATGCGGGGCTGAAACTCAGCGCCGGGCTCTGCGTCGGAGACGTCTTCCCGTCGCTGTGGTTCGTCGACGTGCTCACCGGGCTGAGAGGCCGGCTATGGCGAGCCCGCCGGCAGCAGGAGAAGGTCCTGGACAACATCATCTCTCAGTCGGAGATGCGGCCAGGTGATCACCTTCTAAGCGTTTTGCTTAGGATCCGGGACGAGGGGGAGCTTGACTTCCCGATGGAACTGGATAACATCAAGGCAATCATAATG GATATGTTCACGGCCGGCACGGAGACAACATCATCAGCCGCCGAGTGGGTCATGTCAGAGCTCATGAGGAACCCGGAAGTGATGACCATGGCGCAGGATGAGGTGCGACGAACGTTCAATGATAAGAGCCCACAAGACCATGATGGACACGTAGCGGAGCTGCACTACACAAAGATGGTAATCATGGAGAGCATGAGGCTAAATCCAGTGGTGCCGCTGCTGCTTCCCCGTGTCTGTCGAGAGACCTGCGACGTCGGCGGGTTTGAGGTCACCAAGGGTACCAGGGTTATGGTAAATACCTGGGCGTTGGGCAGGAACCCCGAGCACTGGCATGAGCCAGAGGAGTTCAGGCCAGAGAGGTTCAAGAATGGCGCAGCTACCTACAAAGGATCGCGGTTCGACTATTTGCCGTTCGGTAGCGGGAGGAGGAACTGCCCCGGCGATAACTATGGGGTGGCTGTGTTGGAGCTCATAGTGGCACGGCTTCTCTACTACTTTGATTGGAGCCTCCCCGCCGGAGTGAAACCAAGTGAGCTGGACATGGAAATGATCGCTACCGTAAGCTCAAGGAGAAAGAACCAGCTGCACATAGTGGCGACACCGTATGAGGCATGCAGTTGTTAA